In Malania oleifera isolate guangnan ecotype guangnan chromosome 8, ASM2987363v1, whole genome shotgun sequence, a single window of DNA contains:
- the LOC131162146 gene encoding glutathione S-transferase-like → MATAVKVYGPPMSTAASRVLACLLEKDVEFQLININMSKGEHKSRDFLKLQPFGQVPAFQDDSISLFESRAICRYVSEKYANKGNKGLYGTNPLEKASIEQWLEAEGQSFNPPSSVLVFQLAFAPRMKLKQDPAAIEQNAAKLAKVLDVYDRRLRESRFLAGDEFSLADLSHLPNAQFLVNATDKGELFTSRKNVGRWWGEISSRESWKKVVDMQNAPPPTTARG, encoded by the exons ATGGCGACGGCGGTGAAAGTGTACGGGCCACCGATGTCCACTGCGGCGTCGAGGGTTTTGGCCTGTCTACTGGAGAAGGACGTTGAGTTCCAGCTCATTAACATTAACATGTCCAAAGGCGAACACAAGAGCCGCGATTTCCTCAAGCTCCAG CCCTTTGGCCAAGTTCCAGCTTTTCAAGACGACAGCATTTCCCTCTTTG AGTCTAGGGCTATATGTCGGTATGTGTCGGAGAAGTATGCTAACAAAGGAAACAAGGGACTGTACGGAACGAACCCGCTGGAAAAAGCTTCCATAGAGCAATGGCTAGAGGCGGAAGGGCAGAGCTTCAACCCGCCGAGCTCCGTCCTGGTGTTCCAGCTGGCGTTTGCGCCGCGGATGAAGCTGAAGCAGGACCCGGCGGCGATCGAGCAGAACGCGGCGAAGCTGGCCAAGGTGCTCGATGTCTACGACCGGCGGCTGAGGGAGAGTCGGTTCTTGGCCGGCGACGAGTTCTCGCTGGCGGATCTGTCTCACCTCCCCAACGCCCAGTTCTTGGTGAACGCCACCGACAAGGGGGAGCTGTTCACCTCCAGGAAGAATGTGGGGAGGTGGTGGGGTGAGATCTCGAGTCGGGAATCGTGGAAGAAGGTGGTCGATATGCAGAACGCGCCGCCCCCGACGACGGCGCGTGGTTAG
- the LOC131162149 gene encoding LOW QUALITY PROTEIN: S-protein homolog 24-like (The sequence of the model RefSeq protein was modified relative to this genomic sequence to represent the inferred CDS: inserted 1 base in 1 codon; deleted 2 bases in 1 codon; substituted 1 base at 1 genomic stop codon): MEYKIHVTNGFRTNSSTPLVIVLWCSSEEDDLGGXALQEGEEFSWELQIDFXGTVQFSCTVKWDRRRKRFEAFRVQRDGHRCFDLKKCFWLVTEDGIYFSSNEVSWKKDFSWL, from the exons ATGGAGTATAAGATTCACGTGACCAACGGGTTCAGGACCAACTCTTCAACTCCGCTGGTGATA GTATTATGGTGTTCGTCGGAGGAGGATGATCTTGGGG GAGCACTGCAAGAGGGGGAAGAGTTCAGCTGGGAACTCCAGATCGACTTCTAGGGAACCGTCCAATTTTCATGCACCGTCAAATGGGATCGTCGGAGGAAGAGGTTCGAGGCGTTTCGAGTTCAGCGGGACGGCCACCGGTGTTTTGATCTCAAGAAATGCTTTTGGCTAGTGACGGAGGATGGGATTTACTTCAGCAGCAATGAGGTGAGTTGGAAGAAAGATTTCTCATGGTTGTAG